A stretch of the Hyalangium minutum genome encodes the following:
- a CDS encoding SDR family NAD(P)-dependent oxidoreductase — translation MDLGLAGKTALVTGSTAGIGLASAIGLAREGAHVIVNGRTEKRVQQAREQILKEVPNAKISVVVADFASAQGAEAVTKAFPEVDVLVNNVGIFEPKDFEKIPDEDWLRFFEVNVMSGVRLSRFYFPKMKAKNWGRIIFVSSESGVQIPSEMIHYGMTKTAQVAVARGLAELTTGTGVTVNSVLPGPTMSEGVSQFVADLGKSQGVDAKTAERDFFVNARPTSIIKRFATTEEVANMIVYVSSEKASATNGASLRVEGGIVKAIL, via the coding sequence ATGGATCTAGGTTTGGCAGGAAAGACGGCATTGGTTACGGGTTCCACGGCGGGAATCGGCCTGGCATCGGCTATCGGGCTGGCGCGCGAGGGAGCGCACGTCATCGTAAACGGCCGCACCGAGAAGCGGGTGCAGCAGGCAAGGGAGCAGATCCTCAAGGAGGTGCCGAACGCCAAGATATCGGTGGTAGTGGCGGACTTCGCGTCGGCACAGGGGGCCGAGGCCGTGACGAAGGCCTTCCCCGAGGTGGACGTGCTGGTGAACAACGTGGGCATCTTCGAGCCCAAGGACTTCGAGAAGATCCCCGACGAGGACTGGCTGCGCTTCTTCGAGGTCAACGTGATGAGCGGCGTGCGCCTGAGCCGCTTCTATTTTCCGAAGATGAAGGCGAAGAACTGGGGGCGCATCATCTTCGTGTCGAGCGAGTCCGGGGTACAGATTCCCTCGGAGATGATCCACTACGGGATGACGAAGACGGCTCAGGTGGCGGTGGCCCGAGGGCTCGCGGAGCTGACGACGGGCACGGGCGTCACGGTGAACTCGGTGCTCCCGGGGCCGACGATGTCCGAGGGCGTGTCGCAGTTCGTGGCGGACCTGGGCAAGTCCCAGGGCGTCGACGCAAAGACGGCCGAGCGCGACTTCTTCGTCAACGCCCGGCCGACCTCGATCATCAAGCGGTTCGCCACCACGGAGGAAGTGGCAAACATGATCGTCTACGTCTCCAGCGAGAAGGCCTCCGCCACCAACGGTGCCTCCCTCCGGGTGGAAGGCGGCATCGTGAAGGCCATCCTCTAA
- a CDS encoding PaaI family thioesterase, with product MDDKLKERLSHFGQGGYDRSLTGMELLEVSGGKARVRLPVGEAVQNANGMLHGGAVATLVDVVGTLAIMSADRDGRPGVSTDLNVSWFSPAPGDSTVLVEATVLKSGRTLAFVQVDLRRENDGALVAQGRMTKFLG from the coding sequence ATGGATGACAAGCTGAAGGAGCGCCTGAGCCATTTCGGTCAGGGTGGATATGACCGGTCGTTGACAGGGATGGAGCTGCTCGAGGTGAGCGGGGGCAAGGCCCGGGTGCGGCTGCCCGTGGGCGAGGCCGTGCAGAACGCCAACGGAATGTTGCACGGCGGCGCGGTGGCCACGCTGGTGGACGTGGTGGGCACGCTGGCCATCATGAGCGCGGACCGCGACGGCCGGCCCGGCGTCTCCACGGATCTCAATGTGTCCTGGTTCTCTCCCGCGCCTGGCGACTCCACCGTGCTGGTGGAGGCCACCGTCCTCAAGTCCGGCCGCACCCTGGCCTTCGTCCAAGTGGACCTGCGCCGCGAGAACGATGGGGCGCTCGTGGCCCAGGGCCGGATGACCAAGTTCCTGGGCTGA
- a CDS encoding metallophosphoesterase, translating into MSVMMISRLLILALLNLIGYAVVKRLWPAFSRGWRAWTYAGLVALSFLAWGLPLVLGLGLRGQIPVIGVPLKLFSTMWMVAVLIVVLFGTPFVLVRWWKLRRATASAAGPVAGGVDLERRGVLMNMGRAVPVVAVGTSSAGVVLGSSGFVVRKLEVRLKDLPDALDGFRIGQITDIHVGPFITTQDLRAAVEAMNAAEVHLQVMTGDLIDDVEQVDGTMEALAACKAPHGMLAILGNHEYWRGVEPILEGYESLAKRAPVRLLVDESHVIEHGGERLRVVGVDYPMARRNPFLRAEQMRSSAEKAFGGTSPGEVVLCLTHHPSFFPLAAERGAHLTLAGHTHGGQVAFFGFPLFWFVFDYMLGRYKLKDRHLYVSGGTGHWLPFRIGIPPEVSILTLRKA; encoded by the coding sequence ATGTCGGTGATGATGATCAGCCGGCTCCTGATCCTCGCGCTGCTGAACCTGATCGGCTACGCCGTGGTGAAGCGGCTGTGGCCCGCCTTCTCCCGGGGCTGGCGTGCGTGGACCTATGCTGGCTTGGTGGCGCTGTCGTTCCTGGCCTGGGGGCTGCCCCTCGTGCTGGGGCTGGGGCTCCGGGGGCAGATCCCCGTCATTGGGGTGCCGCTCAAGCTCTTCTCCACGATGTGGATGGTCGCCGTCCTGATCGTCGTGCTGTTCGGCACGCCCTTCGTGCTGGTGCGGTGGTGGAAGCTGCGCCGCGCCACGGCCTCGGCGGCAGGCCCGGTGGCCGGAGGGGTGGACCTGGAGCGCCGCGGCGTGCTGATGAACATGGGGCGTGCCGTCCCCGTCGTCGCCGTGGGCACGAGCTCCGCAGGGGTGGTTCTGGGCAGCTCGGGCTTCGTTGTTCGCAAGCTGGAGGTGCGGCTCAAGGACTTACCCGACGCGCTCGATGGATTCCGGATTGGCCAGATCACCGACATTCACGTGGGGCCGTTCATCACCACGCAGGACCTCCGGGCCGCTGTGGAGGCGATGAACGCCGCGGAAGTCCACCTGCAGGTGATGACGGGCGATCTGATCGATGACGTCGAGCAGGTCGACGGCACGATGGAGGCGCTCGCGGCCTGCAAGGCTCCGCACGGGATGCTGGCCATTCTCGGCAACCACGAATACTGGCGGGGCGTGGAGCCCATCCTGGAGGGGTACGAGTCCCTCGCGAAGCGTGCGCCGGTCCGCCTGCTGGTGGATGAGTCCCATGTCATCGAGCACGGCGGCGAACGCCTGCGTGTGGTGGGCGTGGACTACCCCATGGCCCGGCGCAACCCATTTCTCCGGGCGGAGCAGATGCGCAGCTCGGCGGAAAAGGCGTTCGGGGGGACCTCTCCGGGGGAGGTGGTGCTGTGCCTGACCCACCATCCTTCGTTCTTCCCCTTGGCCGCCGAGCGCGGAGCCCACCTCACGCTCGCGGGCCACACGCACGGCGGCCAGGTCGCCTTCTTCGGCTTCCCGCTGTTCTGGTTCGTCTTCGACTACATGCTCGGCCGCTACAAGCTGAAGGACCGGCACCTCTATGTGTCGGGCGGCACGGGGCACTGGCTCCCGTTCCGGATCGGCATTCCTCCCGAGGTGTCGATCCTCACGCTCCGGAAGGCGTAG
- a CDS encoding phytoene desaturase family protein produces MPESWYDAVVVGAGFGGLATALELAQRGARVALCEALNYPGGCASTFRRDGYAFEAGATLCSGLAEEQLFGQWVRRHGLDVTVDWIDPLVELRTPSLRLSVYRDRERFLEQLCRLPGAPVQSVRRFFALQRQVADALWTLFDDPALLPPLDARALLRHAARVPRYVPLLRWVGRPLGAVLERLGLLNFTPLRTYLDGLCQITIQCSAAEAETPFALAAMDYYWRGTGHVRGGIGRLAEALVQAITRCGGEVLLANRVKALAPEAGGWRVETRRGVLRARSVAANVLPRGMLRLLGQAPEQLPRLAELAGRVEEGWGAAMLYRVAQAPEGVLAKACHLELVQDETAPLVEGNHLFVSISGEADTGRAPPSQRTLTISTHVPLRRLASQSSEEQALYVSRIQERMREGLVRLAPEWSQDVRHELTASPRTFERFTRREAGAVGGVPRRAGFHHYRELGPRPVRPGLWLVGDSVFPGQSTLAAALGGVRSAAQIAARR; encoded by the coding sequence ATGCCAGAGTCCTGGTACGACGCGGTGGTGGTGGGCGCGGGCTTCGGAGGGCTGGCCACGGCACTCGAGCTGGCGCAGCGCGGCGCCCGGGTGGCGCTGTGCGAGGCCCTCAACTATCCCGGCGGTTGTGCCAGCACCTTCCGGCGGGATGGCTACGCCTTCGAGGCGGGCGCCACCCTGTGCTCCGGGCTCGCCGAGGAGCAGCTCTTCGGTCAGTGGGTGCGGAGGCACGGGCTGGACGTGACGGTGGACTGGATCGATCCGCTCGTGGAGCTGCGCACGCCTTCGCTGCGCCTGAGTGTCTACCGGGATCGCGAGCGCTTCCTGGAGCAGCTCTGCCGCCTGCCCGGTGCTCCGGTCCAAAGCGTGCGCCGCTTCTTCGCGCTCCAGCGCCAGGTCGCCGACGCGCTGTGGACGCTCTTCGATGATCCGGCGCTGTTGCCGCCGTTGGATGCGCGGGCCCTGCTGCGGCATGCCGCCCGCGTGCCTCGGTATGTGCCCTTGCTGCGCTGGGTGGGCCGCCCGCTGGGCGCCGTGCTGGAGCGCTTGGGGCTCCTGAACTTCACGCCCCTGCGGACGTACCTCGACGGGCTGTGCCAGATCACCATCCAGTGCAGCGCCGCCGAGGCCGAGACGCCCTTCGCCCTGGCCGCCATGGACTACTACTGGCGCGGGACGGGCCACGTGCGCGGAGGCATTGGCCGGCTGGCCGAGGCGCTCGTGCAGGCCATCACCCGCTGTGGCGGCGAGGTGCTTCTCGCCAACCGCGTGAAGGCCCTGGCGCCCGAGGCGGGAGGCTGGCGGGTCGAGACACGCCGGGGCGTGCTGCGCGCCCGCAGCGTGGCAGCCAATGTGCTGCCTCGGGGGATGCTGCGCCTGCTGGGCCAGGCGCCTGAGCAGCTCCCTCGGCTGGCGGAGCTGGCCGGGCGCGTGGAGGAGGGGTGGGGCGCGGCCATGCTGTACCGCGTGGCTCAAGCGCCTGAAGGTGTGCTCGCCAAGGCCTGCCACCTGGAGCTCGTCCAGGACGAGACCGCTCCGCTCGTGGAGGGCAACCACCTCTTCGTCTCTATCAGCGGTGAAGCGGACACGGGCCGCGCGCCCCCGAGCCAGCGCACGCTCACCATCTCCACCCATGTGCCCCTGCGCCGGCTGGCCTCACAGTCCAGCGAAGAGCAGGCCCTCTACGTCTCCCGCATCCAGGAGCGGATGCGCGAGGGCCTGGTGCGCCTCGCGCCCGAGTGGTCGCAGGACGTGCGGCACGAGCTGACGGCCTCGCCTCGCACCTTCGAGCGCTTCACCCGGCGCGAGGCGGGCGCTGTGGGCGGTGTGCCTCGCCGGGCCGGCTTCCACCATTACCGCGAGCTGGGCCCTCGGCCGGTGAGGCCGGGACTCTGGCTCGTGGGCGACTCTGTCTTCCCCGGGCAGAGCACCCTGGCCGCCGCGCTCGGGGGCGTCCGCTCCGCCGCGCAGATCGCCGCCCGCCGCTGA
- a CDS encoding SDR family oxidoreductase, whose product MAKAKGTVLVTGANRGIGFEVCRQLGREGVRVLLTARDPASGEEATARLRAEGLEVLFERLDVASQESIDALGARLAGREQRLAALINNAAITMDGFDENVAEKTTAVNFFGAWNVTDRLLPLLEGHGRLVMVSSSVGELGTLAPEIRRRFDPPPSKEALASLVREFIADVRSGHYARKGWPRSAYRVSKAALNALTRRLASELTPRGLLVNAVCPGWVRTRMGGSSAPRSLEQGADTIAWAAMLPPDGPSGGFFRDRKPIDW is encoded by the coding sequence ATGGCGAAGGCGAAGGGAACGGTCCTCGTCACCGGGGCCAATCGAGGCATCGGGTTCGAGGTCTGCCGACAGCTGGGTCGCGAGGGGGTGAGGGTGCTGTTGACGGCGAGGGACCCGGCCTCCGGTGAAGAGGCCACGGCCCGCCTGCGCGCCGAGGGGCTCGAGGTGCTCTTCGAGCGGCTCGATGTGGCCTCGCAGGAGAGCATCGACGCACTGGGCGCACGGCTCGCGGGCCGGGAGCAGCGGCTCGCGGCGCTGATCAACAACGCCGCCATCACCATGGATGGCTTCGACGAGAACGTGGCCGAGAAGACCACTGCGGTGAACTTCTTCGGGGCCTGGAACGTGACGGACCGGCTGCTGCCGCTGCTCGAGGGGCACGGCCGGCTGGTGATGGTGTCGAGCAGCGTGGGCGAGCTGGGCACCCTGGCTCCGGAGATCCGCCGCCGGTTCGATCCACCGCCCTCCAAGGAGGCTCTGGCCTCGCTGGTGCGCGAGTTCATCGCGGACGTGCGGAGCGGGCACTACGCGCGCAAGGGCTGGCCGCGCTCGGCGTACCGGGTGTCCAAGGCCGCGCTCAACGCGCTGACACGGCGGCTGGCCTCGGAGCTGACGCCGCGGGGGTTGCTCGTGAATGCGGTGTGTCCCGGCTGGGTGCGCACGCGCATGGGCGGCTCCAGCGCTCCACGCAGCCTGGAGCAGGGCGCCGACACCATCGCCTGGGCTGCGATGCTGCCTCCAGACGGTCCCTCGGGCGGGTTCTTTCGGGACCGCAAGCCCATCGACTGGTAG
- a CDS encoding N-acetylmuramoyl-L-alanine amidase: MTTINRTTATATRAPAAASTALTAPPAGLKEGDTGPKVKQLQDALVALKYMTAAQVGAGAGTFGPKTEAALKKYQADHKLPSTGFYGDLTQAALKKDLAKLSGPTAPTKPETKPGVFQKPPVVNSPSPNFDDRKGADIDTIVLHHTASNNGAADLAHMRDPKAEVSAHYMVDRDGKIYQLVNDQKRAWHAGKGELHGVPTDVNGRSIGIEIVNDGGGKTPYTEAQMKSLTQLTGYLKQQYNVPMGNIVGHKDVAVPKGRKSDPSANFDWERLRKGIS; the protein is encoded by the coding sequence ATGACGACGATCAACCGCACCACCGCCACGGCCACCCGTGCTCCCGCCGCTGCCAGCACCGCGCTCACCGCTCCGCCTGCGGGCCTGAAGGAAGGAGACACGGGCCCCAAGGTGAAGCAGCTTCAGGACGCGCTGGTGGCGCTGAAGTACATGACGGCGGCGCAGGTGGGCGCGGGCGCGGGCACCTTCGGGCCCAAGACGGAGGCAGCACTCAAGAAGTACCAGGCGGACCACAAGCTGCCGTCCACCGGCTTCTACGGGGACCTGACCCAGGCCGCACTGAAGAAGGATCTGGCCAAGCTGAGCGGGCCGACTGCTCCCACCAAGCCCGAGACAAAGCCGGGCGTGTTCCAGAAGCCCCCCGTCGTCAACTCGCCGTCACCCAACTTCGATGATCGCAAGGGCGCGGACATCGACACGATCGTCCTGCACCACACCGCCTCCAACAACGGCGCGGCGGACCTGGCCCACATGCGCGACCCCAAGGCCGAGGTCTCCGCCCATTACATGGTGGACCGCGACGGCAAGATCTATCAGTTGGTGAACGACCAGAAGCGCGCCTGGCACGCGGGCAAGGGCGAGCTGCACGGCGTGCCCACTGACGTGAACGGCCGCTCCATCGGCATCGAGATCGTCAATGACGGCGGCGGCAAGACGCCCTACACCGAGGCACAGATGAAGTCGCTCACCCAGCTCACCGGCTACCTGAAGCAGCAGTACAACGTGCCGATGGGCAACATCGTCGGCCACAAGGACGTGGCAGTGCCCAAGGGCCGCAAGAGCGATCCGTCCGCCAACTTCGACTGGGAGCGGCTGCGCAAGGGCATCTCCTGA
- a CDS encoding tetratricopeptide repeat protein gives MASRTPSLRAGYDGNAMLFRDKTPPSRSEIIAEADRARSKGRLKKAITGYRKALELEPKDPVVLGKLAPLLARTKEHEASLQSFRAAAQGHLDKGFADKALAVYAQAAEEFPHQLNLWQQMAQLNMSKGHRAEAVKTLLRGRLHFRRKTERRGAITLLQEVLALEPTLFEVKLDLGLQLAREKHVAEAMTLLNPMVLDAKTRPQLRRLRWTLALASPSVAAWGRWVRAVVLGR, from the coding sequence GTGGCAAGTCGTACCCCGTCGCTGCGGGCGGGGTACGATGGGAACGCCATGCTCTTCCGAGACAAAACGCCCCCATCGCGTTCGGAGATCATCGCCGAGGCGGATCGCGCGCGCTCCAAAGGCCGGCTGAAGAAGGCCATCACCGGGTACCGCAAGGCGCTGGAGCTGGAGCCCAAGGATCCGGTGGTGCTCGGGAAGCTGGCGCCGTTGCTGGCGAGGACGAAGGAGCATGAGGCCTCGCTGCAGAGCTTCCGGGCAGCGGCGCAGGGGCATTTGGATAAGGGCTTCGCGGACAAGGCGCTGGCCGTCTACGCGCAGGCCGCGGAGGAGTTCCCGCACCAGTTGAACCTCTGGCAGCAGATGGCGCAGTTGAACATGTCGAAGGGACACCGGGCCGAGGCGGTGAAGACGCTGCTGCGGGGCCGGCTCCACTTCCGCCGCAAGACCGAGCGCCGGGGCGCCATCACCCTGCTGCAGGAGGTGCTGGCGCTCGAGCCGACGCTGTTCGAGGTGAAGCTGGATCTGGGGCTGCAGCTCGCCCGCGAGAAGCACGTGGCCGAGGCGATGACCTTGCTCAACCCGATGGTGCTGGACGCCAAGACGCGCCCTCAGTTGCGCCGGCTGCGGTGGACGCTGGCACTTGCGTCTCCGAGCGTCGCGGCGTGGGGTCGCTGGGTGCGCGCCGTGGTGCTGGGCCGCTGA
- a CDS encoding AraC family transcriptional regulator, with amino-acid sequence MSSPAVASLSTRQVRHAFQALDGLGIPGVNSERLCQEVGLSRSVLEDLEARIPYVTLDTLLERAVELSGDDNLGLHMASLPVVDPDDVGSAVIATSPTLAESLERGVRYQRVWGDGERLRFEETLRGVRMRFTPVGTWRLAHRHLAELAMAQFVHGARLLTEAPVTPLCVRFVHPEPADTREHRERYGCPIVFEAPANDIEFSREDAARPLVHADALVHLIFERQVQKLLSTLPEEPSISARVRAYLQRSLGGGDFSFAAVARALHMPSRTLQRHLAEEGKSYASILEALRRERAADFLQRRVSIAEVSFLLGYSDPSVFHRAFKRWWGMSPESFRQKHGG; translated from the coding sequence ATGTCCTCCCCGGCTGTCGCCTCGCTCTCCACTCGGCAGGTCCGCCATGCCTTCCAGGCCTTGGATGGGCTGGGGATTCCGGGCGTGAACTCGGAGCGGCTGTGCCAGGAGGTTGGCCTGTCGCGCTCGGTGCTGGAGGACCTGGAGGCGCGCATCCCTTACGTCACGCTCGACACCCTGCTCGAGCGCGCCGTGGAGCTCAGCGGGGATGACAACCTGGGCCTCCACATGGCCAGCCTCCCGGTCGTGGATCCCGATGACGTGGGCTCGGCCGTCATCGCCACCAGTCCCACCCTGGCGGAGTCCCTCGAGCGGGGCGTCCGCTACCAGCGCGTCTGGGGAGATGGCGAGCGCCTTCGGTTCGAGGAGACGCTCCGTGGCGTCCGCATGCGCTTCACCCCCGTGGGCACCTGGAGGCTCGCGCATCGGCACCTGGCGGAGCTGGCCATGGCCCAGTTCGTCCATGGCGCCAGACTCCTCACGGAGGCCCCCGTCACTCCGCTCTGCGTGCGCTTCGTCCATCCCGAGCCCGCCGACACCCGAGAACACCGGGAACGCTATGGCTGCCCCATCGTCTTCGAGGCCCCCGCCAACGACATCGAGTTCTCCCGGGAGGATGCCGCCCGGCCACTCGTTCATGCCGATGCGCTCGTCCACCTCATCTTCGAGCGTCAGGTCCAGAAGCTCCTGAGCACACTGCCCGAGGAGCCCAGTATCTCTGCGCGGGTGCGGGCCTATCTCCAGCGCTCGCTCGGGGGCGGGGACTTCTCGTTCGCGGCGGTGGCCCGGGCGCTTCACATGCCCTCACGGACACTCCAGCGCCACCTGGCCGAGGAGGGGAAGAGCTACGCCAGCATCCTCGAGGCGCTGCGCCGGGAGCGCGCCGCGGACTTCCTGCAGCGCCGGGTGTCCATCGCCGAGGTCTCCTTCCTGCTGGGCTACAGCGACCCCAGTGTCTTCCACCGGGCCTTCAAGCGCTGGTGGGGCATGAGCCCCGAGTCCTTCCGCCAGAAGCACGGGGGCTAG
- a CDS encoding MaoC family dehydratase has product MLYFDDFHPGQVIELGSYQVPREEIIAFARQFDPQPFHIDDEAARRSIFGGIIASGWHTASICHRLLVQGLLTTSSSLGSPGLDELRWLLPVRPDDVITPRAEVLSVTPSRSKPDRGAIKFRMEVRNQKGEVVMTELATALFVRRPPV; this is encoded by the coding sequence ATGCTCTACTTCGATGACTTTCATCCCGGCCAGGTGATCGAGCTCGGCTCCTACCAGGTGCCTCGCGAGGAGATCATCGCCTTTGCCCGGCAGTTCGATCCCCAGCCCTTCCACATCGACGACGAGGCGGCCCGCCGCTCCATCTTCGGCGGCATCATCGCCAGCGGCTGGCACACCGCCTCCATCTGCCACCGCCTGCTCGTCCAGGGGCTGCTGACCACGAGCTCCTCCCTGGGCTCTCCCGGGCTCGATGAGCTGCGCTGGCTCCTCCCCGTGCGCCCGGACGATGTCATCACCCCCCGTGCCGAAGTTCTCTCCGTCACCCCCTCGCGCAGCAAGCCGGACCGCGGCGCCATCAAGTTCCGCATGGAGGTCCGCAACCAGAAAGGCGAGGTGGTGATGACCGAACTCGCCACCGCCCTTTTCGTGCGCCGCCCGCCCGTCTAG